Proteins co-encoded in one Bacteroidota bacterium genomic window:
- a CDS encoding acyl carrier protein, protein MEKGNNQNSNEFSFFNIFHSYITTALKEKLELFGIKSEEVKGDFDLVKSGLMDSMSFVDFIGDMERHFGKEIDFDKVMDDENFTTLDGLIKLFQDERS, encoded by the coding sequence ATGGAAAAAGGCAATAACCAGAATTCTAACGAGTTTTCGTTCTTTAATATATTCCACTCCTATATAACTACAGCATTAAAGGAAAAGCTGGAACTTTTCGGAATAAAAAGTGAGGAAGTGAAGGGCGATTTCGACCTTGTTAAAAGCGGATTGATGGATTCAATGTCGTTCGTGGACTTTATAGGAGATATGGAGCGGCATTTTGGGAAGGAAATTGATTTCGATAAGGTGATGGATGACGAAAACTTTACTACATTGGATGGATTGATTAAGCTTTTTCAGGATGAAAGATCTTAG
- a CDS encoding type II toxin-antitoxin system RelE/ParE family toxin: MSYNIIITKGFERDSKALLKKYPSLKTDLSYLTESLEIEPKQGQPLGMDCYKIRISITSKGKGKSGGARIITCVKIASDNVFLLTIYDKSQKEDLSDKELKELLRHL, from the coding sequence ATGAGCTATAATATTATCATTACCAAAGGATTTGAAAGGGATTCAAAAGCTTTACTAAAAAAATACCCTTCACTAAAAACTGATTTAAGTTATCTTACAGAATCCCTTGAAATTGAACCTAAACAAGGGCAGCCTTTAGGAATGGACTGCTATAAAATACGCATTTCAATTACAAGCAAAGGTAAAGGAAAATCAGGGGGAGCAAGAATTATTACTTGTGTAAAGATAGCCTCAGACAATGTTTTTTTACTTACTATTTACGACAAGTCGCAAAAAGAAGATTTATCTGACAAGGAACTTAAAGAATTGCTCAGGCATTTATAG